One window of the Petroclostridium xylanilyticum genome contains the following:
- a CDS encoding alpha-glucosidase/alpha-galactosidase gives MPKITFMGAGSTIFAKNVLGDCMLTPALKDSHIALYDIDLQRLKDSENMLNNINKNNGGHAKIAAYTDRKKALEGADYVVNAIQVGGYEPCTVTDFEIPKKYGLRQTIADTLGIGGIFRALRTIPVMLDFARDMEEVCPDAWFLNYTNPMAILTGAMLRATGIKTVGLCHSVQVCAPHLLEGLGMSTENIQYKIAGINHMAWLLEITRNGKDLYPEIKERALKRETPHNDMVRYEIMKQFGYYVTESSEHNAEYMPYFIKSKYPELIERFNIPLDEYPRRCIKQIKDWETMREKLVNNKDIEHKRSHEYASYIMEAMETDIPYKIGGNVLNTGLITNLPKEACVEVPCLVDRSGVTPCYVGALPPQLAALNMTNINVQLLTIEAALTLKKEYIYYAAMLDPHTSSELSIDDIKALCDDLIEAHGDWLPRFK, from the coding sequence TTACTTTTATGGGTGCCGGAAGCACAATCTTTGCCAAGAATGTATTAGGAGACTGCATGCTGACACCTGCATTAAAAGATTCCCACATCGCCCTGTATGATATTGACCTTCAGAGACTGAAAGACTCTGAAAATATGCTTAACAACATTAATAAAAATAACGGCGGACATGCAAAAATTGCCGCCTACACCGATAGAAAGAAGGCCCTGGAAGGTGCGGATTACGTAGTAAATGCCATCCAGGTGGGCGGATATGAACCCTGCACCGTAACTGATTTTGAGATTCCTAAAAAGTATGGCTTGCGTCAGACTATTGCAGATACATTAGGGATTGGCGGCATTTTTAGAGCTCTTAGAACCATTCCGGTTATGCTTGATTTTGCAAGGGACATGGAAGAAGTTTGCCCCGACGCATGGTTTTTGAACTATACCAACCCTATGGCCATCCTGACAGGCGCCATGCTAAGAGCTACCGGTATAAAAACCGTTGGATTATGTCACAGTGTACAGGTATGTGCCCCACATCTCCTGGAAGGACTGGGAATGAGTACAGAAAATATTCAGTATAAAATTGCAGGAATTAACCACATGGCATGGCTGCTGGAAATTACACGGAATGGAAAAGATCTCTATCCGGAAATTAAGGAAAGGGCATTAAAGAGAGAAACCCCCCATAACGATATGGTACGTTATGAAATCATGAAGCAGTTCGGCTACTACGTCACTGAGTCCAGTGAACATAATGCTGAATACATGCCTTATTTCATTAAGAGTAAATACCCTGAACTGATTGAACGGTTTAATATTCCGCTGGATGAATATCCACGCCGCTGCATAAAACAAATCAAAGATTGGGAAACCATGAGAGAAAAACTGGTTAATAATAAGGACATAGAACATAAACGTTCCCATGAATATGCTTCATATATCATGGAAGCAATGGAAACCGATATACCTTATAAAATAGGCGGAAATGTATTAAATACCGGCCTGATTACCAACCTGCCCAAGGAGGCATGTGTCGAAGTTCCGTGTTTGGTAGACAGGAGCGGCGTAACTCCTTGCTATGTAGGTGCATTGCCACCACAGTTAGCTGCCCTCAACATGACCAATATCAATGTGCAATTGTTGACCATTGAAGCGGCTTTAACCTTAAAGAAAGAATATATTTACTATGCAGCGATGCTTGACCCGCATACATCTTCCGAATTATCGATTGATGATATTAAAGCGCTGTGTGATGATTTAATCGAAGCACATGGGGATTGGCT